ATGCGCACCGACCGTCGCTGAGCGATGGCGGGCACGATGACCGCTACGATGAGCATGGCAATCACGGTGACGACCTGAAGCTCGACAGTAGTGAACAACTGGCATGCGGTCCGGTTCATCTTGCCTCCACGTGGACTCGTTGCCGGCGGCGCCGAACGCCGACCGCCCGCGCGGCTGAGCTGCGGGCGACCGCGATGGCCGAACCGACACGCGACGGTCCGCGCCGCGCAACGGTCGACACGGCGGCCGTTGCGCGCACGGTCGCGCAGGAGGCCTGCCCGTGCGCATACGGCGTGTTGGTGGCCGTCTGCGGGCAGTAGGTGCGCAGGTAGCCGGCCTGGAAGGAGGGGCACTGGCTGTCGAGCGCCATAACGGCGACGGCGTCCTGCGTGTCGGCGAGCACCATCAGGCCGGTGGTGCGCTCGAAGGCGCCCAGCGAGAGCGGCGCCGGGTTCCCGTTGATGCTGTTCACGATGTGGTTCAGGTTGATGCCGTACGTCGAGCTGTTGGCGGACGGGGTGCCGACGCTGCGCCCGAACGACGGGCAGTACCACAGGCGCCGGAGCTTGACGTAGGGATCGAGTGCGTTCGGCCAGTAGTAGCTTCCGCTGCCGGAGCTGCTGCGCGTGGACTGGTTCACGTAGCAGACCACGCTCTCGTCGTAGTCCTGCACGTACATGCCTTGCGCCAGCCCGAGCTGCTTCATGTTGGACAGGCACGGGATCGCGCGCGCCTTCTCCCGTGCCTGGGCGAAGACGGGGAAGAGGATGGCTGCCAGGATCGCGATGATAGCGATCACGACGAGTAGCTCGATCAGGGTGAATGCCTTGCGTGCGGTGCGGTCCATCTCGTGTCCACGTGTGGTCGTCGCCGGCGGCGCCGGCGGCTTCGCGCGGCCCGTGGGCCGCGGTACGGGGCCCGGCCGGCCGCGCCCATCGCGCGCCCCGGCCCGTGCTTGGCCTGGGCTTGTTAAGGCCACATCAGGAGTACGCTAGGGAACCGTTAAGTGCTGGCGACGCGCGCGCCGCGCCGCGCGGGGCGTGCGGCTATGGCGGGTTGTAGAGCACGTTCCCGGCCGACTTCAGCCGGCGGTAGAGGCGGTCGCGCCGCCGGATCGGGGCGTCCGGCCGCCGGCTCGGCGCCTCGTCGAAGTAGACGGCGACCTCGCGCGCGTTCCACACGAGCACCTCCTCCCGCCCGTCGCCCGAGACGTCGCACACGCGCACGCCGGCCTCCATCATGCCTCGCCGGTCCATCGTCGCGATGCGCTCGCCCGTGCGCCACCGGTGCACGGAGGCGCGCGGGTTGGGCACGTGCCGCTCGACGGCCAGGATTGCCATCTCCTCGTCCCCGTCCCAGTCGATGGGCCGCGGGTACTCGGCCATGGCGCGGCCCTCCTCGGCGTTGTCCTTCCAGAGCGTGTCCAGGCGCGGCACCGCGATCTCGCGCCGCTCCGGCGGCGCCGTGAGGTCGAGGAGCCGGTGGTCGCGCACGTCCTCGCGCCCGGTGTGCGTGTTGCTGCGGAGGAGCGCCTGGCCGGTCCGCTTGCCGGCGAGGAAGTGCCCGATCATCGCGCTGTGCGTGTTCTGCGAGAGCTCCAGGCGCTCGGCGACGCCCGGCCGGCCCTGGCGGCCCGCGCCGTTCACGTACAGCCCGCGGTCGGTGCCGGCGTGCCCGTACTCGCCCACGATCGCCTCCAGTCCGGGCGCCGGGAGCAGATCGCCGACCTGGAGCGTCGTATACTGGTCGGATTTGCCATCGACGCGCCAGAGCAGGCGGCCGCGGCGGTCGAACGCCTCCAGGCCGGTCAGCACCTCGTCCCAGCCGTCTCCGTCGAGATCGACGACGCGCGCCGGGGCGTAGGAGGCGCCGAACAGGTCGTCATGGCGCCAGAAGCGCGCCGGCGACGGGTCGCGATAGTCGAAGGCGAGCACGCTGTCCTTGCCCTGGAACGGGACGTGCACGAAGTGGCTGACGACGACGAGCGAGGAGTCCTCGCCGCGGCGGAACAGCCGTCCCGCGCAGACGTGCGTGAACGGACGCGCCGCGCCGAAGACCGCGCGCAGGTCGATGCGGCGCTCCTCGCGCCCGGTGGCGCCGGCGAGCACGACCACCTGGTAGCCGGTACGATCGAGGAAGACGAACTCGTTGTGCCCGTCGGCGTCGACGTCGGCCACGACTCCGTGCAGGTCCGACTGCATCGGGCGCAGGGCGTCCGGGTCGTCCCGCACCCAATCGGCGGGCTCGCGCGCGTTGTAGCGCGGCGGCACGCGGCACGTCCACAGCGGCCGTCCGTCGTGCCCGTAGGCGGCCGTGCCGGCGTCGCTCATCAGAAGGTAGTCGGTCTCGCCGTCGTCGTCGAGGTCGCCCAGCAGCAGCATCGCGGCGGCGCGCGGGTCTGCGCGGGGCACCGAGACGGTGAACGCAAACGGGCTGTGTGCGTACTGGGGAGGGGCGGCGCTCGATCGCGGAGGGCCGGCGGCAAGGGCGACGAGCAGCGCGACGTGCATCATGTCGGGTTACCTCGATCGCCATTTGCACGCGGCAGGCCGGGAGTCCTCCGCGTGTCGCGCCGTCGCCCCGTGCGGAAACGCCATGCGCGAACGACACGGAGGGGAATGTGCGGGCCCGCTGGAACTGGTATCAGTCACGGTGCAGGAACCCGCAGCCGCGCCCGAAGTGCCCGCGGCGGTGCCGTCCGCACAGATCGCCGCGCTCCGGCTCACGATGGTGCGACTGCGGACGTGGCCATGGGTATGCAGACGCTGACGCGGGAGATCGAGTGCAGCGCCGGCCGCCTGGCGGCGCTCCGGCGGCGTGCGGTCGCGAGCTCCGACGAGCCGGAGACGCTGGAGCTCGCGTTCACCGAGCTCGACACCACGATCGAGGAGCTGCGCGTCGCCAACCAGGAGCTGCACGCGCGGGTCGAGGAGCCGGCGCAGAGCCGCCTCCCCGTGGAGGCCGAGCGCGCGCGCTACGAGCGGCTGCTCGAGTTCGCGCCGGACGCGTACATCGTCACCGATGGCGCCGGGGTGATCCGCGAGGCCAACCGCGCCGCGGCCGCACTGCTGTCGGTCGACGAGCGCCGCCTGCTCGGGAAGCCGCTGCTCGTCTTCGTCAAGCCCTCCGAGCGCCAGAGCGTCCGGAGCCTGCTGGCGCAGGCCGGGCGCGCGGGGCGCCGGGAGGAGGCGACGGTCCGCAAGAGGCCGCGTCATAGCGATCGGATCACGGCCTCGGTCTCCGTGGACGTGCCGCCGCGCGCGCCCGGCGGGCGCACGACCCTCCTCTGGCTGCTGCGCGACGTCACGGAGCTGCGCGACACGGAGAGGCGCCTGCGCGAGTGGAACGCCGAGCTGGAGACCAGGGTCCGCTCCCGCACGCGGGACCTCACGGCCGCGAACGACGTGCTTGCAGAGCTCGTGGCGCACGAGCAACTCACGCAGGCCCAGCTTGTCGGGACGAACGACCGCCTCGGGCAGGCGATGGCGGAGACGCACCACCGCGTCACAAACCACCTTCAGACGGTCGCCGCGCCGCGCTCGTGCGCATCGTGCTGCGCACCGGGGCGGCCGAGGCGGCTGCCGAGGTGCATACGGGCTAACCGCGCGGGGCGACCGGCGGCGGCCAGGGCGTCGTGACGCCGTAGGCCCGGCGCTGCGCCTCGTCGGCCATCATCGGAGGCGTGCAGACGGTCCACTCGGCGAGCAGGCCGGCGCACGTGAGGCCGATCTGCCACTCGACGGGGCCGAGCTCATAGAACAGCAGGACCTCGTCCTCGTCCTGGTCGCGCCAGTAGGGCGGGCCCAGAAGAGTCTCCAGATCGCCCTCGGTGGTCTCCGGGCCGATGGCCAACCGCTCGTCGCCGCG
This Chthonomonadales bacterium DNA region includes the following protein-coding sequences:
- a CDS encoding PAS domain S-box protein — its product is MGMQTLTREIECSAGRLAALRRRAVASSDEPETLELAFTELDTTIEELRVANQELHARVEEPAQSRLPVEAERARYERLLEFAPDAYIVTDGAGVIREANRAAAALLSVDERRLLGKPLLVFVKPSERQSVRSLLAQAGRAGRREEATVRKRPRHSDRITASVSVDVPPRAPGGRTTLLWLLRDVTELRDTERRLREWNAELETRVRSRTRDLTAANDVLAELVAHEQLTQAQLVGTNDRLGQAMAETHHRVTNHLQTVAAPRSCASCCAPGRPRRLPRCIRANRAGRPAAARAS
- a CDS encoding prepilin-type N-terminal cleavage/methylation domain-containing protein, with product MDRTARKAFTLIELLVVIAIIAILAAILFPVFAQAREKARAIPCLSNMKQLGLAQGMYVQDYDESVVCYVNQSTRSSSGSGSYYWPNALDPYVKLRRLWYCPSFGRSVGTPSANSSTYGINLNHIVNSINGNPAPLSLGAFERTTGLMVLADTQDAVAVMALDSQCPSFQAGYLRTYCPQTATNTPYAHGQASCATVRATAAVSTVARRGPSRVGSAIAVARSSAARAVGVRRRRQRVHVEAR